The following proteins come from a genomic window of Lycium ferocissimum isolate CSIRO_LF1 chromosome 4, AGI_CSIRO_Lferr_CH_V1, whole genome shotgun sequence:
- the LOC132054752 gene encoding beta-carotene isomerase D27, chloroplastic, whose protein sequence is MAMVLLVPSSPLLAKAAVIRVSCFSTASKIEARKNKSPSPRLFDKLFLSLFRNKMVQETGWDSEKPGYDGLIEVAHRLTLAQNNSQTRDASVRILRSLFPPLLLELYRMLVAPIASGKFAALMVARVTALSCQWLMGPCAVNSVDLPNGSSLMSGVFVEKCKYLEESKCVGLCINTCKLPTQVSFLD, encoded by the exons ATGGCTATGGTTCTTCTTGTACCCAGTTCGCCCCTCTTGGCAAAAGCTGCTGTTATTCGTGTTTCGTGCTTCTCTACTGCTAGTAAA attgaagcaagaaaaaacaAGTCTCCTTCGCCCAGGCTGTTTGATAAGCTGTTCCTTAGTCTATTCCGGAACAAAATGGTCCAG GAGACTGGCTGGGACTCTGAAAAGCCTGGCTACGACGGTCTAATTGAAGTGGCCCATCGTCTCACCCTTGCTCAAAACAATTCCCAAACTAGAGACGCCTCG GTTCGGATATTGAGATCATTATTTCCTCCTTTGTTGTTGGAGCTCTACCGGATGCTTGTTGCACCTATAGCTAGTGGTAAATTTGCAGCCTTGATGGTCG CAAGGGTCACTGCATTATCTTGTCAATGGCTTATGGGTCCATGCGCTGTTAATTCCGTGGATCTTCCTAATGGTTCCTCTTTGATGAGCGGG GTTTTCGTGGAGAAATGCAAGTACTTGGAAGAGAGCAAATGTGTGGGTTTATGCATTAATACATGTAAACTCCCTACACAGGTCAGTTTTCTGGATTGA